A window of Methylobacterium bullatum genomic DNA:
TGCCGAGAAGCTCCGGCGGTCCGAGCACGATCTCGACGAGGGCGAGATCAAGCCATACCTGCCCCTGGACGGCGTCATCGCGGCGTCCTTCGACACGGCCTCGCGCCTGTTCCAGCTGCGCTTCGAGGAACTCACCGACTTCCCCCGCTACCATCCCGACGTGCGGGCCTGGACGGTTCGCAATGCCGACGGATCGGAGGTCGGGATCTTCCTCGGCGATTACTTCGCCCGGTCGTCGAAGCGCAGCGGCGCCTGGATGAGTGCCTTCCGCTCACAGGAGCGGCTTAACGGTTCGATCACGCCGATCATCGTCAACGTGATGAACTTCGCCAAGGCGCCGGCGGGCGAGACGCCGCTTCTGTCCTTCGACGACGCGCGCACCCTGTTTCACGAGTTCGGCCATGCCCTGCACGGCCTCCTCTCCGACGTGACCTACCCGCTTCTCGCGGGCACGGCGGTGGCGGGGGATTTCGTCGAACTGCCCTCCCAGCTCTACGAGCACTGGCTCGAACAGCCGGAAGTGCTGCGCGCCCATGCACGCCACTACCGTACCGGCGAGCCGATGCCGGAAGACCTGCTCAAGCGCATGCTCGCGGCGCGGTCGTTCAATCAGGGCTTCGCCACCATCGAATACACCGCCTCGGCGATCGTCGACATGACGCTGCATCTGTCGAGCGGCGGCGAGGACGGGCTCGACGTCCTGGCCTTCGAGGCCGACGCGTTGCAGCGCATCGGCATGCCCGCGGAGATCTCCATGCGGCACCGCTCGCCGCATTTCGCGCATATCTTCTCCGGCGATAGCTATGCCGCCGGCTATTATAGCTACCTCTGGTCCGAGGTGCTGGATGCCGATGCGTTCGACGCGTTCCGGGAAGCCGGCGACATCTTCCACCCCGAGACGGCGGCGCGCCTGCGCAAGTTCGTCTACGGGGCCGGAAACTTGCGCGACCCCGGCGAGGCCTACACCGCCTTCCGCGGTCGCCTGCCGAGCATCGATCCGCTGCTGCGCCAGCGCGGTCTGGCGGCTGCCTGACTCAGGAGAGGTAGTTCGTCAGCGACAGTTTCGACAGCATCGAGGTCACCTGGTAGCTCGCCTGAAGCTGGTTCTGGAGTGCCAGGAGCTTCGCGGTCACTTCCTCGATGGAGACCGTATCGACGCCGTCGAGAC
This region includes:
- the dcp gene encoding Peptidyl-dipeptidase dcp; protein product: MTSTTIRDIGPFAEPVWDTPFGLPPFDRIRPEHFLPAFEMALDSHDAEIAAIADSSEPATFANTVEAMERAGLDLDRVASVFFNLSGSNTSPDLQAVERAITPRLARHGSAIYLNPRLWARIAAIDADAEALGSEERRVLDRYRTRFRRAGADLAPEAKARMAEIAGRMAELGTTFSQNLLADESAFILPLEGEADLAGLPEFLRAAAASAAKDRGGEHGHVITLSRSLIEPFLVFSTRRDLREKAYEAWTRRGESGGATDNKGIIAEIVALRAERARLLGFDSFAHFKLSDTMAGSPEAAMELLRNVWTPAHARAGAERDRLQVLATAEGADFAIRAHDWRHYAEKLRRSEHDLDEGEIKPYLPLDGVIAASFDTASRLFQLRFEELTDFPRYHPDVRAWTVRNADGSEVGIFLGDYFARSSKRSGAWMSAFRSQERLNGSITPIIVNVMNFAKAPAGETPLLSFDDARTLFHEFGHALHGLLSDVTYPLLAGTAVAGDFVELPSQLYEHWLEQPEVLRAHARHYRTGEPMPEDLLKRMLAARSFNQGFATIEYTASAIVDMTLHLSSGGEDGLDVLAFEADALQRIGMPAEISMRHRSPHFAHIFSGDSYAAGYYSYLWSEVLDADAFDAFREAGDIFHPETAARLRKFVYGAGNLRDPGEAYTAFRGRLPSIDPLLRQRGLAAA